From the Streptomyces nigrescens genome, one window contains:
- a CDS encoding transcriptional regulator, with the protein MARTAPDAPRPTAAAVLDDAVRALTPDSAANRLVSQIEAGAAPRSVFATFALEQHQVIASDRLSFQHLARRADGDPPVADFFDLLAQGETRALKRLAGLADACGLSEREIAEYQPRPGCQAYPSYAARLALGGEPSDVAIALTANFAAWGGYCAVVAAAMRDHYGFPEAARGFFGFFAEPAPAVDEKAREAVQHGLDTGQAQPATAHRYGRLLQSYELMFWNSVGE; encoded by the coding sequence ATGGCCCGAACCGCTCCCGACGCCCCTCGCCCGACCGCGGCCGCCGTGCTGGACGACGCGGTCCGCGCGCTCACCCCGGACTCCGCCGCCAACCGGCTGGTCTCGCAGATCGAGGCGGGTGCGGCGCCGCGCTCCGTGTTCGCCACCTTCGCCCTCGAACAGCACCAGGTGATCGCCTCCGACCGCCTCAGCTTCCAGCATCTGGCGCGGCGGGCGGACGGTGACCCGCCCGTCGCCGACTTCTTCGATCTGCTCGCCCAGGGTGAGACGCGGGCGCTGAAGCGGCTGGCTGGGCTGGCGGACGCCTGTGGGCTGAGCGAGCGGGAGATCGCGGAGTACCAGCCGCGGCCCGGCTGTCAGGCGTACCCGTCCTATGCGGCGCGGCTCGCGCTGGGCGGCGAGCCGTCCGATGTGGCGATCGCGCTGACCGCCAACTTCGCCGCCTGGGGCGGCTATTGCGCGGTCGTCGCGGCGGCGATGCGGGACCACTACGGCTTCCCCGAAGCGGCCCGTGGCTTCTTCGGGTTCTTCGCCGAGCCGGCGCCGGCCGTCGACGAGAAGGCGCGCGAGGCGGTACAGCACGGCCTCGACACCGGCCAGGCGCAGCCGGCCACGGCGCATCGCTACGGCCGTCTGCTCCAGTCGTACGAGCTCATGTTCTGGAACTCCGTCGGGGAGTGA
- the alc gene encoding allantoicase: MTAAGLPRYTGDAAPYRGGDPYADYRTPGPDGFPFTQLPDLADRRLGAGVIAANDEFFAERENLLTPGPARFDPEAFGHKGKIMDGWETRRRRGTDGDHPFPADEDHDWALIRLGAPGVIHGIVVDTAHFRGNYPRSVSVEGTCVEGSPSPAGLLADGVTWTPLVPRTPIGGHAANGFLVDTGRRFTHLRLNQHPDGGVARLRVHGEVVPAPDWLAALGTFDVAALENGGRVEDASDRFYSPPAHTIQPGRSRTMDEGWETRRRRGTGNDWVRYRLTERSVIRAVEIDTGCLKGNSAGWAALFGRDGEGGDWTELLPRTRLQPDTVHRFLPAGAPPVTHVRIDIFPDGGIARLRLHGSLTADGMRRLAARHEELSG; this comes from the coding sequence ATGACCGCCGCCGGCCTTCCCCGCTACACCGGCGACGCCGCCCCGTACCGAGGCGGCGACCCGTACGCCGACTACCGCACCCCCGGCCCTGACGGCTTCCCCTTCACCCAGCTCCCCGACCTGGCCGACCGGCGGCTGGGTGCGGGCGTCATCGCGGCGAACGACGAGTTCTTCGCCGAGCGGGAGAACCTCCTCACGCCCGGCCCCGCCCGCTTCGACCCCGAGGCCTTCGGCCACAAGGGCAAGATCATGGATGGCTGGGAGACCCGCAGGCGGCGCGGCACCGACGGCGACCACCCGTTCCCGGCGGACGAGGACCACGACTGGGCGCTGATCCGGCTCGGCGCCCCCGGCGTGATCCACGGCATCGTCGTCGACACCGCCCACTTCCGCGGCAACTACCCGCGGTCCGTCAGCGTCGAGGGCACCTGCGTCGAGGGCTCCCCGTCACCGGCCGGACTCCTCGCCGACGGGGTGACCTGGACGCCCCTCGTCCCGCGGACCCCCATCGGCGGCCACGCCGCCAACGGCTTCCTCGTCGATACCGGCCGCCGCTTCACCCATCTGCGCCTCAACCAGCATCCCGACGGCGGTGTCGCCCGCCTCCGGGTCCACGGAGAGGTCGTCCCGGCGCCGGACTGGCTCGCCGCGCTGGGCACCTTCGATGTCGCCGCGCTGGAGAACGGCGGCCGCGTCGAGGACGCCTCGGACCGCTTCTACTCCCCACCCGCCCACACCATCCAGCCGGGCCGCTCCCGCACGATGGACGAGGGCTGGGAGACCCGGCGCCGCCGCGGCACCGGCAACGACTGGGTCCGTTACCGCCTCACCGAGCGCTCCGTGATCCGCGCGGTGGAGATCGACACCGGCTGCCTCAAGGGCAACTCGGCGGGCTGGGCGGCCCTGTTCGGCCGCGACGGCGAGGGCGGCGACTGGACCGAACTGCTGCCCCGCACCCGCCTGCAGCCCGACACCGTGCACCGCTTCCTGCCGGCCGGGGCGCCGCCCGTCACCCACGTCCGGATCGACATCTTCCCCGACGGCGGCATCGCCCGGCTGCGCCTGCACGGCTCACTCACCGCGGACGGTATGCGCCGCCTGGCCGCGCGCCACGAGGAGCTGAGCGGCTGA
- the allB gene encoding allantoinase AllB: MSETELVLRSRRVVTPQGTRAASVAVQDGRITAVLPYDDPAPAEARVEDLGDDVLLPGLVDTHVHVNDPGRTEWEGFWTATRAAAAGGITTLVDMPLNSLPPTTTAAHLDTKRAVARSKAHIDVGFWGGAIPGNVKDLRPLHDAGVFGFKCFLSPSGVDEFPEVDQEQLAAALGEIAGFDGLLIVHAEDPGHLDAAPEPHGPKYADFLASRPRISENDAIAGLIVLAQRLDARVHVLHLSSSDALPLIAAAKREGVRITVESCPHFLTLTAEEIPDGATEFKCCPPIREAANQDALWEGLADGAIDCIVSDHSPSTADLKTADFGAAWGGISSLQLGLPAIWTEARERGHTLDDVVRWMATAPAALVGLDRKGAIEPGRDADFTVLAPEETFTVDPQALQHRNKITAYAGKTLYGVVRSTWLRGRRINDGTTLAEPTGELLERPHRA; this comes from the coding sequence GTGTCCGAAACAGAGCTGGTGCTGCGCTCCAGGCGCGTCGTCACCCCGCAGGGGACGCGCGCCGCGTCCGTCGCCGTCCAGGACGGCAGGATCACCGCGGTGCTGCCGTACGACGACCCGGCTCCGGCCGAGGCACGGGTCGAGGACCTCGGTGACGACGTCCTGCTGCCCGGCCTCGTCGACACCCACGTCCACGTCAACGACCCGGGCCGCACCGAGTGGGAGGGCTTCTGGACGGCCACCCGCGCGGCCGCGGCCGGCGGGATCACCACCCTCGTGGACATGCCGCTCAACAGCCTCCCGCCCACCACCACGGCCGCCCACCTCGACACCAAGCGCGCGGTCGCCCGCAGCAAGGCGCATATCGACGTCGGCTTCTGGGGCGGCGCCATCCCCGGCAACGTCAAGGACCTGCGCCCGCTGCACGACGCCGGGGTCTTCGGCTTCAAATGCTTTCTGTCGCCGTCCGGTGTGGACGAGTTCCCCGAGGTCGACCAGGAACAACTGGCCGCCGCCCTCGGCGAGATCGCGGGCTTCGACGGCCTGCTGATCGTGCACGCCGAGGACCCGGGCCACCTGGACGCGGCACCCGAGCCGCACGGCCCCAAGTACGCCGACTTCCTCGCCTCCCGCCCGCGCATCTCCGAGAACGACGCCATCGCCGGGCTGATCGTGCTCGCCCAGCGCCTCGACGCCCGGGTCCACGTCCTGCATCTGTCCTCCAGCGACGCACTGCCGCTGATCGCCGCCGCCAAGCGCGAGGGCGTCCGGATCACCGTCGAGTCGTGCCCGCACTTCCTGACCCTGACCGCCGAGGAAATCCCGGACGGCGCAACGGAGTTCAAGTGCTGCCCGCCGATCCGTGAGGCCGCCAACCAGGACGCGCTGTGGGAGGGGCTGGCCGACGGCGCCATCGACTGCATCGTCTCCGACCACTCGCCGTCCACCGCCGACCTCAAGACCGCGGACTTCGGCGCGGCCTGGGGCGGTATCTCCTCCCTCCAGCTCGGCCTGCCCGCCATCTGGACCGAGGCCCGCGAGCGCGGCCACACCCTCGACGACGTGGTGCGCTGGATGGCCACCGCACCGGCGGCGCTGGTCGGCCTCGACCGGAAGGGCGCCATCGAGCCCGGCCGGGACGCGGACTTCACGGTCCTCGCCCCCGAGGAGACCTTCACCGTCGACCCGCAGGCCCTCCAGCACCGCAACAAGATCACCGCATACGCCGGCAAGACCCTGTACGGCGTCGTCCGGTCCACCTGGCTGCGCGGCCGCCGGATCAACGACGGCACCACCCTCGCCGAGCCCACCGGCGAGCTGCTCGAACGGCCGCACCGCGCATGA
- a CDS encoding NCS1 family nucleobase:cation symporter-1, translating into MSTPPKPPQPDPRLFNEDLAPAPERKWGTYSIFALWMSDTHAISNYAFASSLFVLGLPAWEVFVALLAGISIVYWLMNRMGHAGHRTGVPYPVLARASWGVYGANIPALLRAVMAVAWYGIQTWLASTAVVLLTLQLAPGLEVYHHNSVLGLSTLGWIAFMVMWGLQAVLLTRGMEFIRKVQDFATGPVVWLVVLALAVYLVVKAGGDISLTRSLTGLSGSAQLEQSLIAVSLTVATFLTLVLNYADFARFTPDHRSYRRGNLIGLPVNFTAFAMVAVLVTAGTISVFGEAIYDPVKVIQKIDNPVVTVVGALSFIVATIGINVVANFVSPAYDFANLAPKYLNFKRGGMITAVLAIVVMPWKLYSSALVIQYFLGALGAFLGPLVAILLVDYYLVRRGRIDVDALFSADARGAYFYRRGYNPKAVIAFLPAAAVSAALALVPAFDVVAPFSWIFGMGLAGALYVLVSGRDRSAAIAAPVPDEIIPSQVSAAVATDPAASEGAGAVVVPVPAEGS; encoded by the coding sequence GTGTCCACACCCCCGAAGCCCCCGCAGCCGGACCCACGTCTCTTCAACGAGGACCTCGCCCCGGCCCCCGAGCGCAAATGGGGCACGTACAGCATCTTCGCGCTGTGGATGTCCGACACCCACGCGATCAGCAATTACGCCTTCGCCTCCAGCCTGTTCGTACTGGGCCTGCCGGCCTGGGAGGTGTTCGTCGCGCTGCTGGCCGGCATCTCGATCGTCTACTGGCTGATGAACCGCATGGGGCACGCCGGGCACCGGACCGGTGTGCCCTATCCGGTGCTCGCCCGCGCGAGCTGGGGCGTCTACGGCGCCAACATCCCGGCGCTGCTGCGCGCCGTCATGGCCGTGGCCTGGTACGGCATCCAGACCTGGCTGGCCTCGACCGCCGTGGTCCTGCTGACCCTGCAGCTCGCGCCGGGCCTGGAGGTCTACCACCACAACTCGGTGCTGGGGCTGTCCACCCTGGGCTGGATCGCGTTCATGGTGATGTGGGGGCTGCAGGCCGTCCTGCTGACCCGCGGGATGGAGTTCATCCGCAAGGTCCAGGACTTCGCGACCGGACCGGTGGTCTGGCTCGTGGTCCTCGCGCTCGCGGTGTACCTCGTCGTCAAGGCCGGCGGTGACATCTCGCTGACCCGCAGCCTCACCGGACTCAGCGGCTCCGCGCAGCTCGAACAGAGCCTCATCGCGGTCAGTCTGACCGTGGCCACCTTCTTGACCCTGGTCCTCAACTACGCGGACTTCGCCCGCTTCACGCCCGACCACCGCTCCTACCGGCGCGGCAACCTGATCGGGCTGCCGGTGAACTTCACCGCCTTCGCGATGGTCGCCGTGCTGGTCACCGCGGGCACCATCTCCGTCTTCGGCGAGGCGATCTACGACCCGGTGAAGGTGATCCAGAAGATCGACAACCCGGTGGTCACCGTCGTCGGCGCGCTGTCCTTCATCGTCGCCACCATCGGCATCAATGTCGTCGCCAACTTCGTCTCGCCCGCCTACGACTTCGCCAATCTCGCGCCGAAGTATCTGAACTTCAAGCGCGGCGGCATGATCACCGCGGTGCTGGCCATCGTCGTCATGCCCTGGAAGCTGTACTCCTCGGCGCTGGTGATCCAGTACTTCCTGGGGGCCCTCGGCGCCTTCCTCGGGCCGCTGGTGGCGATTCTGCTCGTCGACTACTACCTGGTGCGCCGGGGCCGGATCGATGTCGATGCGCTGTTCTCGGCCGATGCCCGGGGGGCGTACTTCTACCGCCGGGGCTACAACCCGAAGGCCGTGATCGCCTTCCTTCCGGCGGCCGCGGTCTCCGCCGCGCTCGCCCTGGTCCCGGCCTTCGACGTGGTGGCGCCGTTCTCCTGGATCTTCGGAATGGGGCTCGCCGGTGCGCTCTACGTCCTGGTCTCGGGCCGTGACCGGTCCGCCGCAATCGCCGCACCGGTGCCGGACGAGATCATCCCGTCGCAGGTCAGCGCCGCCGTGGCGACGGATCCTGCGGCCTCCGAGGGGGCCGGGGCGGTCGTCGTGCCGGTCCCGGCCGAGGGGTCTTGA
- a CDS encoding aspartate/glutamate racemase family protein, whose amino-acid sequence MRILVMNPNTTASMTASIRATATAAAAPGTEIIATEPLWGPESIEGHFEGYLSAAAVLDRLATLDLAFDALVMAGFGEPGREGAQELLDVPVLDITESAAQMAMMLGHAYGIVTTLDRAVPQIQDRLLTAGLLQRCAAVRGTGLGVLELEEDAERTVEVIIETARDAVRAGAEVICLGCGGMAGLQEKVAAALGVPVVDGVAAAVKFAEAVVGLGLTTSAGRSFAPPRPKVIGSWPLSAHLSPGRAQGSPRPTEFSAQTSGI is encoded by the coding sequence ATGCGCATTCTCGTCATGAACCCGAACACCACGGCTTCCATGACCGCTTCGATCCGCGCCACCGCCACCGCAGCCGCCGCCCCGGGCACCGAGATCATCGCCACCGAACCCCTGTGGGGGCCGGAGTCGATCGAGGGCCACTTCGAGGGCTATCTCAGCGCCGCGGCCGTACTGGACCGGCTCGCCACCCTCGACCTGGCCTTTGACGCGCTGGTCATGGCCGGATTCGGCGAACCGGGCCGGGAGGGTGCCCAGGAACTGCTGGACGTACCCGTCCTGGACATCACCGAGAGCGCCGCCCAGATGGCGATGATGCTCGGCCACGCCTACGGCATCGTCACCACCCTCGACCGTGCCGTACCGCAGATACAGGACCGGCTGCTGACCGCGGGACTGCTGCAGCGCTGTGCCGCGGTCCGGGGCACCGGGCTCGGCGTCCTGGAGCTGGAGGAGGACGCGGAGCGCACCGTCGAGGTGATCATCGAGACCGCTCGTGACGCCGTCCGGGCCGGTGCCGAGGTGATCTGTCTGGGCTGCGGCGGGATGGCCGGGCTCCAGGAGAAGGTCGCCGCGGCGCTGGGGGTACCGGTGGTGGACGGTGTCGCCGCGGCGGTGAAGTTCGCGGAGGCGGTCGTCGGCCTCGGGCTGACCACCAGTGCGGGCCGCAGCTTCGCGCCGCCCCGCCCCAAGGTCATCGGCTCCTGGCCGCTGAGCGCCCATCTGTCCCCGGGGCGCGCTCAGGGCTCCCCGCGCCCCACTGAATTTTCCGCACAGACATCAGGCATCTGA
- a CDS encoding IclR family transcriptional regulator: MPSSSASTSAAEAKPGASGGVQSLERAFDLLERMADAGGEVGLSELSTSSGLPLPTIHRLMRTLVACGYVRQQPNRRYALGPRLIRLGESSSRLLGTWARPFLARLVEETGETANMALLDGDEIVYVAQVPSRHAVRMFTEVGRRVLPHSTGVGKALLSNHPPEEVRALLGRTGMPAATEKTITDPDRFLEALADVRRLGYAVDDNEQEIGVRCLAVPVPNSPTSAAISISGPTGRVTEASTDKIVPVLQDVAAQLSVALANQTPA; encoded by the coding sequence GTGCCGTCGTCCAGCGCCAGCACCTCCGCCGCCGAAGCCAAGCCAGGCGCCAGCGGCGGCGTCCAGTCCCTCGAGCGCGCCTTCGACCTGCTGGAGCGGATGGCCGACGCCGGTGGCGAGGTCGGCCTGAGCGAGCTGTCCACCAGCAGCGGGCTGCCCCTCCCCACCATCCACCGCCTGATGCGCACGCTCGTCGCCTGCGGCTACGTCCGCCAGCAGCCCAACCGCCGCTATGCGCTGGGCCCCCGTCTGATCCGGCTCGGCGAGAGCTCCTCACGGCTGCTGGGCACGTGGGCCCGGCCGTTCCTGGCCCGCCTGGTCGAGGAGACCGGCGAGACGGCCAACATGGCGCTGCTCGACGGCGACGAGATCGTCTATGTCGCCCAGGTCCCGTCCCGGCACGCGGTACGGATGTTCACCGAGGTCGGACGCCGGGTGCTGCCGCACTCCACCGGCGTCGGCAAGGCCCTGCTGTCGAACCACCCCCCGGAGGAGGTCCGCGCGCTGCTCGGCCGTACGGGCATGCCCGCCGCGACCGAGAAGACGATCACCGACCCGGACCGCTTCCTCGAAGCGCTCGCCGACGTCCGCCGCCTCGGCTACGCCGTCGACGACAACGAGCAGGAGATCGGTGTCCGCTGCCTGGCGGTGCCGGTGCCCAACTCCCCCACCTCGGCGGCGATCTCCATCTCCGGCCCGACGGGCCGGGTCACCGAGGCCTCGACGGACAAGATCGTGCCGGTCCTGCAGGACGTCGCGGCGCAGCTGTCGGTGGCCCTCGCGAATCAGACGCCGGCGTAG
- a CDS encoding DUF5955 family protein has product MTGVEGDPRVQELRGAVARLRRQLAVLPGELPDRVAADDELAALDAMVSHGMPEVPRLRRSLLLIAGAVGSVSALSPALAEVREGIDRFGELPRAW; this is encoded by the coding sequence GTGACCGGGGTTGAGGGCGACCCACGGGTCCAGGAATTGCGCGGGGCAGTGGCCCGGCTGCGCCGCCAACTGGCCGTACTTCCAGGGGAGTTACCGGACCGGGTGGCCGCCGATGATGAGCTGGCCGCATTGGACGCGATGGTGAGCCACGGGATGCCCGAGGTGCCCCGGCTGCGCCGTTCGCTCCTGCTGATTGCCGGGGCGGTCGGATCGGTGAGCGCGCTGTCACCCGCGCTGGCAGAGGTGCGCGAGGGTATCGACCGTTTCGGCGAGCTGCCGCGCGCTTGGTGA
- a CDS encoding FG-GAP-like repeat-containing protein has translation MSRPHHKRSRRPVVLGATAVAAALAGGLLITLPGGASAAASGLADDFNGDGYRDLATGAPGAVAGGKAKAGAVVVNYGSSSGISAARHKTTSQSSSGVPGASETSDRFGTELAHGDLNNDGYGDLVVGTPLEDVSGDVDGGSVTILWGGSSGLSGGTTISDPNASGHDRFGQSLAVGDFTGDGKADLAVGSTGKDVWIFKGGFTKSGGAAGKLRFDAQIESGAYPKGAVQLAAGDFDNDRTDDVVVGSSAGNFVYRGASTGPTLQTEAGTGYAGALTVADFDRDGHDDLVVGTDFVSVTDQTAKGGYATVFYGGAAGVDTTRSAVFSQDTAGVPGADESDDSFGGTLAAGDVNGDGYPDLAVGANFETIGSAPHAGNVWVLRGGASGLTGTGAQSFNQDTSGVPGANESSDMFGDAIHLADHNKDGRADLSVGAGGENSDDGAVWVLRGSNGGVTGTGAVSFGASSVGIGNSGDDPMFGDAMSGS, from the coding sequence ATGTCCCGGCCCCATCACAAGCGCTCCCGGCGTCCCGTCGTCCTGGGCGCCACCGCCGTCGCGGCCGCACTGGCCGGTGGCCTGCTCATCACGCTGCCCGGCGGCGCGAGCGCCGCCGCGTCGGGCCTCGCCGACGACTTCAACGGTGACGGCTACCGCGATCTGGCGACCGGCGCCCCGGGTGCTGTCGCGGGCGGGAAGGCGAAGGCGGGCGCCGTGGTCGTCAACTACGGCTCGTCGAGCGGTATCAGCGCCGCGCGCCACAAGACCACATCGCAGAGTTCCTCCGGCGTGCCGGGCGCCTCGGAGACCTCCGACCGCTTCGGCACCGAACTCGCGCACGGTGACCTCAACAACGACGGCTACGGCGATCTCGTCGTGGGCACACCGCTGGAGGACGTCAGCGGCGACGTCGACGGCGGTTCGGTCACCATCCTGTGGGGCGGCTCGTCCGGCCTGTCAGGCGGCACGACGATCAGCGACCCGAACGCGTCGGGCCACGACCGGTTCGGCCAGTCCCTCGCGGTCGGCGACTTCACCGGTGACGGGAAGGCCGATCTGGCGGTCGGTTCCACCGGCAAGGACGTGTGGATCTTCAAGGGCGGCTTCACCAAGTCCGGCGGCGCGGCCGGGAAGCTGCGCTTCGACGCGCAGATCGAGTCCGGCGCGTACCCCAAGGGCGCCGTCCAGCTGGCCGCCGGGGACTTCGACAACGACAGGACGGACGACGTGGTGGTGGGGTCCTCCGCGGGCAACTTCGTCTACCGGGGCGCCTCGACCGGGCCCACGCTGCAGACCGAGGCGGGCACGGGGTACGCGGGCGCGCTCACCGTGGCGGACTTCGACCGCGACGGGCACGACGACCTGGTCGTCGGCACCGACTTCGTCTCCGTCACGGACCAGACGGCGAAGGGTGGCTACGCCACCGTGTTCTACGGCGGTGCGGCGGGCGTCGACACCACTCGCAGCGCCGTCTTCAGCCAGGACACCGCGGGCGTGCCGGGAGCGGACGAGTCCGACGACTCGTTCGGTGGCACACTCGCCGCGGGCGACGTCAACGGTGACGGCTACCCGGACCTCGCCGTCGGCGCGAACTTCGAGACCATCGGCTCCGCGCCCCACGCCGGCAACGTCTGGGTGCTGCGCGGCGGCGCCTCCGGCCTGACGGGGACCGGCGCCCAGTCCTTCAACCAGGACACCTCGGGTGTCCCGGGCGCCAACGAGTCGTCGGACATGTTCGGCGACGCCATCCACCTCGCCGACCACAACAAGGACGGCCGCGCCGATCTGTCGGTGGGCGCGGGCGGCGAGAACAGCGACGACGGCGCCGTGTGGGTCCTGCGCGGCTCCAACGGAGGCGTCACGGGCACCGGCGCGGTGAGTTTCGGTGCGTCGTCCGTCGGCATCGGGAACTCGGGGGATGACCCCATGTTCGGGGATGCCATGTCGGGCTCCTGA
- a CDS encoding serine/threonine protein kinase yields the protein MVNNAGGSGIFQPLEGDDPRAIAGYRLTARLGSGGMGKVYLSYTPGGRPVAIKVIRPEFSEDAEFRRRFKQEVQSAQRVQGLFTAPVIDSDAEGPSPWLATAYVPGPSLAAAVAGHGKLPVPTVLLLVAGIAEALQVIHGAGIVHRDLKPSNVLLAADGPRVIDFGIARAADATSLTSSGVTVGTPTFMAPEQAAGSTISPATDVFALGQVAAYAAIGTPAFGEGTSHGVLYRIVHEEPDLTGLPDELRELVTRCLSKEASDRPSVAEVIALCGAASGQTQLRRPEEWLPTAVAADITTRAAAPAPAQTPPPPLEAPTAAAPAQPPNPPAPSPGRPTQPPAPPTAPVAPVPTELSHPQTPPPGFGPAAYAPTVAGTGAPTATGPTAAVPTAAVPTATGPAVTGPTSAVPAPQPPKKKRKGLIAVLAVVCLLAFAGAGGALVYTFMKGEGQKKGNQSAGGSKTANKDSSPTPTGDPTASPGDGGSGAPVKDPTPVDYKTINLPDDYHISLSDEPVHPTDSDNDTDIDFSYTDNSYTDDEVDTETGKLVLLNAGQEGTLATCRNETRFTDSILTKRLSKGAQMCLTTKYGHVALITFKGYAPKTDPSSYMTIDVRVWRNAVEPEQES from the coding sequence GTGGTGAACAATGCGGGCGGATCCGGAATCTTCCAGCCGCTGGAAGGTGACGATCCGCGGGCGATCGCGGGCTACCGCCTCACGGCGAGGCTCGGCTCCGGTGGCATGGGGAAGGTCTATCTCTCCTACACGCCCGGCGGGCGGCCGGTGGCCATCAAGGTGATCCGCCCCGAGTTCAGCGAGGACGCGGAGTTCCGCCGCCGCTTCAAGCAGGAGGTGCAGTCCGCGCAGCGCGTGCAGGGCCTGTTCACCGCGCCGGTCATCGACAGCGACGCCGAAGGCCCCAGCCCCTGGCTCGCCACCGCGTACGTACCCGGCCCCTCGCTCGCCGCGGCGGTCGCCGGGCACGGCAAGCTGCCGGTGCCGACCGTGCTGCTGCTGGTCGCCGGGATCGCCGAGGCGCTGCAGGTCATCCATGGCGCGGGCATCGTGCACCGCGATCTGAAGCCGTCCAACGTGCTGCTGGCCGCCGACGGCCCGCGCGTCATCGACTTCGGTATCGCCCGCGCCGCCGACGCCACGTCCCTGACCAGCAGCGGCGTCACCGTCGGCACCCCCACCTTCATGGCGCCCGAGCAGGCCGCGGGCAGCACCATCAGCCCCGCCACCGATGTCTTCGCGCTCGGCCAGGTCGCCGCCTACGCGGCCATAGGCACCCCGGCGTTCGGTGAGGGCACCTCGCACGGAGTGCTCTACCGCATCGTCCACGAGGAGCCGGATCTGACCGGACTCCCCGACGAGCTGCGGGAGTTGGTGACCCGCTGTCTGTCCAAGGAGGCGTCGGACCGGCCCTCCGTCGCCGAGGTGATCGCGCTGTGCGGCGCGGCCTCCGGCCAGACGCAGCTGCGCCGCCCCGAGGAGTGGCTGCCCACCGCCGTCGCCGCCGACATCACCACACGGGCCGCCGCGCCCGCGCCCGCACAGACGCCGCCGCCCCCGCTGGAGGCGCCCACCGCGGCCGCTCCGGCCCAGCCGCCGAACCCGCCCGCCCCGTCGCCGGGCCGGCCGACGCAGCCGCCGGCCCCGCCCACGGCGCCGGTCGCACCGGTGCCGACCGAGCTGAGCCACCCGCAGACCCCGCCGCCCGGCTTCGGCCCGGCGGCCTACGCGCCGACCGTCGCCGGGACCGGCGCGCCGACGGCCACCGGACCGACCGCCGCAGTACCGACCGCCGCCGTACCGACGGCCACCGGACCGGCGGTGACCGGCCCGACCTCCGCCGTGCCCGCCCCGCAGCCGCCGAAGAAGAAGCGCAAGGGGCTGATCGCGGTCCTGGCCGTGGTCTGTCTGCTGGCCTTCGCGGGCGCCGGCGGCGCCCTCGTCTACACCTTCATGAAGGGCGAGGGCCAGAAGAAGGGCAACCAGTCCGCCGGCGGCAGCAAGACGGCGAACAAGGACTCCTCGCCGACGCCCACCGGGGACCCGACCGCGAGCCCCGGTGACGGCGGGAGCGGCGCCCCGGTGAAGGACCCGACCCCGGTCGACTACAAGACCATCAACCTGCCCGACGACTACCACATTTCGCTGTCCGACGAGCCGGTCCACCCGACCGACTCCGACAACGACACGGACATCGACTTCTCGTACACGGACAACTCCTACACGGACGACGAGGTCGACACCGAGACCGGCAAGCTGGTGCTGCTCAACGCCGGCCAGGAGGGCACGCTCGCCACCTGCCGCAACGAGACCCGGTTCACCGACAGCATCCTGACCAAGCGGCTCTCCAAGGGCGCGCAGATGTGCCTCACCACCAAGTACGGCCATGTCGCGCTGATCACCTTCAAGGGCTACGCCCCGAAGACGGACCCCAGCAGCTACATGACCATCGACGTCCGAGTCTGGCGCAACGCGGTGGAGCCCGAGCAGGAGTCCTGA
- a CDS encoding nucleotidyltransferase family protein has protein sequence MAGLLLAAGGGRRLGGRPKALLDHRGRPLVEHAARALRDGGCHPVHIVLGAAAAAVRERAELAAYGLSENPDWAQGMGSSLRVGLAALADSEADAVVVSLVDQPGIGAAAVARVVAAYEGRASLASAAYDGRRGHPVLFGADRWADIAAGAEGDRGARGYLQRYADALTLVECSDIAEPYDIDTPEDLHRLE, from the coding sequence GTGGCGGGTCTGCTGCTCGCCGCGGGCGGCGGGCGGCGGCTGGGGGGACGGCCCAAGGCGCTGCTCGACCACCGGGGACGGCCACTGGTCGAGCACGCCGCACGGGCCCTGCGGGACGGCGGCTGCCACCCTGTGCACATCGTGCTGGGTGCGGCCGCCGCTGCCGTGCGCGAACGGGCCGAACTCGCGGCGTACGGCCTCTCGGAGAACCCGGACTGGGCCCAGGGCATGGGCTCTTCACTGCGTGTGGGCCTGGCCGCGCTGGCGGATTCCGAGGCGGACGCGGTGGTGGTGTCCCTGGTGGACCAGCCGGGCATCGGTGCCGCGGCGGTGGCGCGGGTGGTGGCGGCGTACGAGGGCCGCGCCTCGCTCGCCTCCGCGGCGTACGACGGCCGGCGCGGCCACCCGGTGCTCTTCGGCGCCGACCGCTGGGCGGACATCGCGGCGGGCGCGGAGGGCGACCGCGGGGCGCGCGGCTACCTCCAGCGGTATGCGGACGCCCTCACCCTCGTCGAGTGCTCCGACATCGCCGAGCCCTACGACATCGACACGCCGGAGGATCTTCACCGTCTGGAGTGA